The genomic segment CGGCAACGGGCTGGCGAAGGTGTGCGCCCGCGCCAAGGCCGACTGCTCGCGTGGCGTGCTCGTCAGCGGCTTCAGCCAGGGCGGGGTGATCGCGGCGCTGGCCCGCAACCACTCCGCGATGGTGCGCGCGGCGTGGCTCATCGGGGTCAACACGCCGATCGAGGCCGCGACGCTGGCCGCGCCGTCGGGCACCCGCGCGCTGCCCGACGACCGGGTCCGGATCACGATCGGGCGTGCCGACGTCGACACGCTCGACGCCCTCAACCAGCTCACGGGCCAGAGCTGCGCCGCGTCGCCGTGCCTGCGGGCCGACGGCTCGGGCTACGACGTCGTGGAGCACTCGCAGGTCGCCGACGGCTTCGCCGACCACTGCTTCTGGGAGAGCTCGACGCCGTCGTGGCCGTACTGGAGCTGCGCGTCGCCGCCGACCTTCGATCCCGGCTTCGCGTCCCCGAGCACGCTGCCCTGGTCGCTGGCGACCAACCTCACGTGGCTGCGCGGGAAGCTGGGCTGACCGGGCCGGCGGGCCCGGCCAGGATGCCGGCGCGCGCCTGCGCCGCGCGGACCTGCGCCCAGGCGCGCGCCCAGCGCCGGTCGAGGGCGCGCTGCACGAGCGAGGCCGGGGCCGCCCCGTCGTGCTCGGCGAACGCGTGCCGGGCGAAGGCCTGCGCCAGCGCCTGCGGGTCGATGAGGTGAGCGGCCCACGCAGCGCCTGCCGCCGGGTCGGACCGCAGCTCGTCGTAGGAGAGCAGCGCGACGCGGTCGGGCGGCAGGCGCCGCACGCTGGCCGCCAGGCGGAAGGCCCGGCCGCGCAGCGCCATCCGCAGGACCCAGCGCCACAGCGGCCGCCGCCACCGGGAGGCGAGCAGGGCCTCGAGCCGCACGCTGTCGCCGTCGAGCGCCCGCAGGTAGGCGGACGTGCTCGCGCGCGGCAGCGCCCGGTCGATGCTGCGCTCGATGTCGGCCAGCCGCCGGCGCAGCAGGATGATGTGGGCGTCGGGGTAGTCGGCCAGCAGCCGGGCCTCGTGCCCGACCTCCCAGGGGTTCTTGAGCACGATGGTGGCGTCGGGCGCCTCGGCGGCGAGGCTGGCGATGTGCTCGCGCAGCAGCGGCACGCCCCCCGGGTGGCCGTACAGCGCCCGCTTGCCGGTGAGGTGGTGCAGCAGGAAGCCGTACTCCTCGGCGGTCTGCGGCGTCACGGGCAGGCGGTCGACGCCGCGATCGGCCGGGCCGGCGTCCAGCGCCTTGAGGAACGAGTCCAGCGATGGGATGGAGCGCGCGAGCACCCCGACCGTCGTGGTGATGCCGCCGACCGCGTCGGTCACGGCGCAGGCCATGACCGTGGTTCCGCTGCGGTGGAACCCGTTGATGAACAGCGGTCCCCGTGCGGGGACGCCGACCGGTCGTGTGGAGTTCGAGGCGGCCATCACGCACCCGCCGCGGATCATCCCACTCCGGAGGCGTCGCGCGAACGGGCCACCCGCGCGGAGGCCTCTAGACCCGCCCGACCGTCCCGCCGATCGCGCGGCCGCGCAGCCCCTCGACCCCCGGCGCTCCCGCCAGCGACAGGATCGTCGGCGCGATGTCGTAGATCGTGAGGTCGGTGCGGTGCTCGGCCGGCACGCCGGGCCCGGAGACGATGCAGATGCCGTCGCGGTCGTGGTTGGCGTCGTCGGGACCCGTGTCGTTGTCGAAGGTCCAGTGGCGGCCGTGGCCGAGGCTGCCCGCGCTGCGCCAGCCCAGGTCGCCGAAGTACACGACGAGGTCGGGCGGGATCCCGCGCTGCTCGCGCCACAGGTCCTCGGGGCGCAGCGCGCGGGTGCCGATCGGGGTCCCGTCGGGGCCGCCCAGGGCCTCGAGCCTGGCGGCGATCTCGTCGCGGACGCGCTCGTAGTCGGCCGGGTCGACGAGCCCCTGGGGCTCGCGGCCGGCCACGTTGAGGCACAGGCGGCAGTAGTACCCGCCCTCGCCCCAGGCGGTGGTCTTCTCCCAGTCCACGACGGCGTCGCGGAACGCCGTCGGCCCCTCGACGGGCTCGCGCAGCACGAGGTAGCCCTCCCGCAGGAGCCACTCGTTGACGCAGATCGCGCCCTCCATCGGCCGCGCCCCGTGGTCGGAGACCACGAGCACCGTCGTCTCGTCGTCGAAGCGCTCCAGCAGCTCGCCGATCTCGTCGTCGAGGTAGCGGTAGTAGCTGTGGATGACGTCCGCGTAGCGGTGGCCGGGCTCGTAGCGCGGATGCGCGGGGTCGGTGAAGCGCCAGAAGGCGTGGTGGAGGCGGTCCACGCCGATCTCCACCATCATGAAGAAGTCCCAGGGCCGGGTGTCGAGCAGGTGCCGGCACACCGTGAACCGCTGCTCGGTCATCGCGTACACCTCGGCGAGGATCCGGTCGCGGTCCTCGCTGCGGAAGTTGCGCACGTCGACCTGGTAGGTGCCCACGAGGCGCTCGATCTCCGTGCGCAGCCCGGTGGGATGGGTGAACGGGTCGCGCCGCGTGTCGCCGGTCAAGAAGCACGACACGAGGTCGCCGTTGACCTCGGGCGGGGGGGAGGTCTGCGGGACGCCGACGACGACGACGTGCCGGCCCTCGCGTCCGAGCCGGTCCCAGACGCGGTCGACGTGCACCGCGCGCGCGTCGGCGATCATCAGCGCGTCGTAGCTGTGGTCGGCGCGGTTGCGGAACCCGTAGATGCCCAGCTCACCCGGGTCGTGGCCGCTGGTCATGCAGCTCCAGGCGGGCACGGTGATCGGCGGGTCGACGCTGCGCAGCGGGCCCCACGTCCCGCTCTGGACGAGCCGCCGGATGTTGGGCAGGTCCTCCAGCCAGGGGCCGAAGACGAGGGCGGGGTCGGCGCAGTCCAGGCCGATGACGGCGACCTTCGGGGTCATGCCGGGCGGCTCAGATCACGCCGCTGCGGGCGGCGACGGCTACGGCGTGGGCACGGGTGCGCCCGCGCAGCTTGACGAGCACGTCGTGGACGATGTGCTTCACCGTGCGCTCCGAGTAGTTCATCCGCTGGGCGATGTCGCGGGTGGTCGCCCCGTCGGCGAGCAGGCGCAGGACGTCGATCTCGCGGGGGGTGAACCGCGCGGCGCAGGGCGGGGAGGTCCCGACGAGCATCCGCCGCGGCCGCGACGGCGGCCCCGGGAGCCGCTGCACGGCCTGGATGCAGGTCAGCAGGCGCGAGGGGGTCAGGGCGGTCGTGCCGAGCACCGCGCTGAGGCCGGCGCGCTGCAGGTCGCGCAGCCCGTCGGAGCCCGGACCGCCGAACAGGCCGACGAGCCGAAGGTCCCGCCCGCGCGCCAGCGCGACGGCCCGGTCGACGCCGCTGCCCTCGATGTCGAAGATGAGCAGGGACACCCCGGCGAGGTCCGGGACGGGCCGCAGGCCGGCTCCGGACCCGGCGACGTCGTGCGACGCCTCCCGGAGGCAGCCGACGATCCCGTGACGCAGGACGGGGTTGCTGTGGTCCACCCAGATCCGTCCGAGTGATGACATGCGGGCATCCCATCGCGCGCCGGCCGTGCGGACTAGGGTCCGTCGCGTCGAGGCGGGGGACCGAACGGGCGCTGTGCGTGCACGATCGGGAGCCGTGCGGCTCCCGTTCGTGCAACCGGTCGTCCGGAGAGGTGATCCGGGCATGGTCAGATCAGCCCGCGCCGGATGGCCTGGGCGACGATCTGGGGACGGCTGCGGGCGTCGAGCCGGTCCTCGAGGCCCGTGATGAGCTTCTTGATCGTCCGCTCGGAGTAGCTCATCTGCTCGGCGATCTCGCGCGTCGAGCACCCGTCGGCGATGAGCTCGAGCAGCCGGATCTCGCGGGAGTCGACCGGCGGCGCGTGGCCGTTGGCGTGGCTGTTGACGCGCAGCCCGGCCGCGGCGGCGTGGACGGTCGCGTGGAGCTGGGCGATGGTCAGCGAGCTCCGGTGCAGGGCGCCGGCGATGTCGTTGTGCCCGGCGGTCGTCGCGGCGTGCGCGATGTCGCCGTAGATGATGATCGGGCACGCGAAGAGGTGCTCGCGCGCGACGCTGCTGGAGACGATGGCGATGTCGGCCTCATGGCGCTCCAGCGTCTCGGGCGTGGCCACCATGACCTCGAGGCGCTGGTCCTCGTTGAGGCACCCGACCAACCCGTAGCGGAGGAGGTCGTCCTCCTCGATCACTGCCACCCGCGTCCGGCGGCGCGCCCCGGTTGAAGCCCTGGCGTGCGACAACGTCCGATCGCCTCCTTGCTCCCGTGTCCGTGGCGTACCATATCCACCGGCACATCCACCATGGAGACGGTCTGCTCGAGGACTGGACGAAGGTCGTGCCGCCGGGTTGCGCAGCCTCACCGCAGGATGAGCGTGGCTCGTGAGAGATCGTCGGGGCCGCCGCCGCTGATGCGCACCGGCCGGCTCCCGAGCCGGCCGCTTCCGCTCGCGACGTACCGCGTACCGCCCGACGCCTGACGCGTGCGGAACGTCCCGCTCAGCGCGCGGCCGCCGATCCGTCCCGTCAGGCGGTAGTGCCGCTTGCCGATCCAGGTCGCGGCGAACGTCCCCCGGCTCGACGTGTAGGTCGCCGTGAGGCCCCTCATGTGCTGCAACCTGCCGTGCAGGACGATCGCCGCCGCGGCCTGCGCCACCGGCGCCGGACCCGCCGCGATCGCGACGGCCGGCCCCGCTGCGACGGCCATGACCACGGCGACCGCCAGCCCTCGCACCTTCGACATGGGCGGCGAGCATACGGGGGTGTGCCGGGGTGTCCAGGCCGACCGCCGCCTCATTGCACCAACGGGCATCGCGAGGACGCGTGCGGGCAGCCCGGGAGCGGCGCACGGCGGGGCGGCGGCGATGTGGTGCAATAGCGACGCCGTGGGCAGCGGTCCCACCACGACGAGAGCCAGGAGCCTTCATGAGTGACTACGCAGTGGTCGACCCGGCGACGGGTGAGACGATCAGGCGCTACCCGACGATCGGCGACGCCGACCTCGAGGCCGCGATCGGGCGCGCCCACGCGGCGCACGAGCCCTGGGGGCGGGGCACCTCCGTCGCCGAGCGCGCGGCGCTGATCCGCCGCGTCGGAGAGCTGCACACCGAGCGCCGCCAGGCGCTGGCCGAGATCATCTGCCGCGAGATGGGCAAGCCGGTCGAGCAGGCCCTCGGCGAGGTGGACTTCAGCGCTGCGATCTACGAGTACTACGCCGACAACGCCGAGTCGCTGCTGGCCGACGAGCCGATCGAGCTGCTCGAGGGCGAGGGCTCGGCGTTCATCCGGCGCACCTCGCTGGGCGTCCTGCTCGGGATCATGCCGTGGAACTACCCCTACTACCAGGTGGCGCGCTTCGCCGGCCCCAACCTGGTCATCGGCAACACGATCCTGCTCAAGCACGCGCCGCAGTGCCCGGAGTCGGCGGCGGCGATCGAGCAGATCTACCACGACGCCGGCGTGCCGGTCGACGCCTACATCAACATCTACGCCACCAACGACCAGATCGCCACGGTCATCGCCGACCCGCGCGTGCAGGGGGTGTCGCTGACGGGCTCGGGCCGCGCCGGCGCGGCCGTGGCCGAGATCGCCGGCCGCAACCTCAAGAAGGTCGTGCTCGAGCTCGGCGGGTCCGATCCGTTCATCGTGCTGGCCACCGACGACCTCGATGCGGTCGTCGAGGCCGCGGTCGGCGGGCGGCTGGAGAACGGCGGCCAGGCGTGCAACGCCGCCAAGCGCTTCATCGTCGTCGACGACCTCTACGAGCCGTTCCTGGAGAAGTTCACCGCCGCGCTGACCAAGATCGAGCCGGGCGACCCCAAGTCGGCCGGCACCGTCCTGGGCCCGCTGTCGTCGTCGGGTGCGACCGACCGCCTGGAGGACCAGGTCAAGCGCGCGACCGCCCAGGGCGCGACGCTCGTCGCCGGCGGCAGCCGGGAGGGCAACTTCTTCGGGACGACCGTCCTGACCGGCATCACGCCGGACAACGACGCCTACAAGGAGGAGTTCTTCGGCCCGGTCGCCTCCGTCTACCGCGTCGCCTCCGAGGACGAGGCCGTCAAGCTGGCCAACGACACCGAATACGGCCTGGGGTCCTACGTGTTCACGAACGACCCCGACCAGGCGCTGCGCGTCGCCGACCGCATCGAGGCGGGCATGGTGTTCGTCAACGCCGTCGGGGCCGAGGGCGTCGAGCTGCCGTTCGGCGGCGTCAAGGGCTCGGGCTTCGGCCGCGAGCTCGGGCGCTTCGGCGCCGACGAGTTCGTCAACAAGAAGCTGATCCGCGTCGCCGGCTGAGCGCCGGGAGGGCTCCCGCCGGGCGTTCGCTCAGGCGCGCGTGACGAGCGGGAGCCGGATGTCGGGCAGGCGGCGGGCGAGGTGGGTGACGGCCACCGCGCTCGCCGCGCCCAGCGCCGCCCCGGCGGCGACGTCGCTGAGGTAGTGCACGCCGAGGAAGACCCGGCCGAGCGCCACCACGGTCGCGGCGAGCAGCACGAGCGTGCCGAGCCGGCGGTGGGCCAGGAGGATCGCGGTCCCGATGGCGAACGCCGCCGTGGCATGGTCGCTCGGCATGCCCGGGTCGGGCGCGTGGGCGAGGAAGTCGACGATGCTGTGGTGGCTGACGAACGGGCGCGGGCGGTCGGCGGCCGTGCTGATGACCTTGCCGATGAGCAGGGCCACGGCCGCGCTGGCGCCGGCGACGATCCCCGTGGCGCGTGTGAGGTGCTCGCGGCGCACGAGGGCGGCCAGGACGAGGACGACGACGAGGGCGATGAACAGGTACTCCGACGCCATGACGTAGGCGCGCAGGACGTCCTCGAAGCCGTCGTGGCGCGTCGAGAAGCGGTCGAGGGCGTGAGCGATGCGGTAGTCCACGGTGGCGGTCGGCTCCTTCGTGCAGGGCGGCCGTTTCGCACGGCCTTCACATACGGTAACCGCCGACGCGGCGACCGGGCTGTCCGGATGGGGGGGACGGGCGTCTGCGGTCAGGTCCCGCGTGCCGGGCGCGGCGCGCCGGGCGCGCGCGGAGCGGCGCGGATCCTTCGCCGGCGGCGCAGGAGGAGCAGCCCGGCCCCGACGCCGGCGACCGCGACCGCGATGGCGATCAGCCCGGCCTCGCGGGAGTTCCACCCGGCGTCGCGGGGGTGGACCGCCGAGGCGCCGAGGACGCGCTGCTGGACCGCCTGCCAGTCGGCGGGGCTCATCGCGCGCCAGCGCGACCCGGCCATCCAGCTCCACATGCCCGAGCCGGTGCCCATCATGGCGCCCCGGCCGCCCATCATCGTGCTCGCGCCGCCCGTGCCGGTGGCGCAGCCCACGTACTGCGCACCGAGCACCTGGTGCATCCGTGACTCGGCCGCGGCGCCCATCACGGCCGTCATCCGGGCGTCCATCGCCTCGTGCGCGGCCGTCGAGCCGACGGCGCGGCCCATGGCGAACTCTCCGACCTGGTCGAGATCCTCGGCCGACAGGCTCCCGCACGTGCGCGCGCCGGAGCGGACCTGCTGGGCCAGCGCCCCGCCGGCCTGCTGCTCGGCCGCGACGGAGGCCAGTGCGGGGGAGGAGGCGAGGCCGGACGCGACGGCTGCCAGGATCAGCGCCAGGGTGGTGCGGAGCATGGGTCCAGGGTCCCGCGACCGCGGCCGCGGCACCTCCGTAGGACCCCGCACGGCCGACGCGAGGATCCCGCGGATCGCGTGCATGCTCGGGCCCGTGGATCGTGAGGCATCGCGGTGAGCGACGGCGTCCCTGCCCGTCCGAGGAGCACGCCGAGATCGTCGAGATCGCCAACGCGGCCGCGCAGGCCCACCGCGGCGTCATCCCGGCCGACCGCCGGCCCGGCCCCTGCATGTCGGCGACCTCATCCTGCGGACCTCCTGGTCGATGCCGAGCGCCGGGTCGAGACGTCGGTCGTGCTCGTGCGGCCGCGCCGTGTCCGGCTAGGCGACCCGCAGCTCTGGCGTCGGGACGACGAACTGCTCGTCGAACGCGAATCCGGCCTCGAGCGCGCGACGCACGGGGCAGGTGTCGGCCACGCGCCGCAGGCGCGTGTGCTGGGCCTCCGTCAGGCCGGCCGGCAGGTTGACGCGGATGTCGAACCGCCGAGGCTGGGACTGGGTGTCGTAGTCGACCTCGACGCTGAGGTCGTCCAGCGACCACCCGTTCCGGTTGGCGTACAGGGCGATCATCGTCGAGATGCACGAGGCCAGCGTGGCCGCGAGCAGCTCGTGCGGTGCCGGACCCTCGTCGGTGCCGCCGAGCGACAGTGGCTCGTCGGTGACGAGGACATGGCGGCCGTTGACGTCGATCTCGTGCCTGAGCCCGCCGCCGGTGCGGCGGGCGATGGCGGTCATGCTCATGGTGTCGACTCTCCTGGGGTATGCACAGCTTTACGCTTGTGTGGTTGTGATATTCGCGGCGGGGCGCCGCCGGCGCATCGGTGCATGCGTGCCGATCCGCTGCGGGGAACTACGGCGCGGGCGGTCCGGGCCCACGGCTCAGGCGACGGAGCGGGCCCAGGTCAGTGGCCGAACGTGACGTCGGGCAGGATGCGGTCCAGCCAGCGGGGCAGGTACCAGGCCTTGGTGCCGGTGAGGCGCAGGAGGATCGGCACGAGCAGCAGCCGGACCAGCAGCGCATCGAGCAGGACGGCGACGCCGAGGATGATGCCCATCTCCTTGGGCGGCAGCGGGCCGGAGAGGGCGAAGGTGAAGAAGACGGCGACCATGACGGCGCCGGCGGCGAAGATCACGCGCCCGGAGTGCGCCAGGCCGCCGACCATGGCGTCCTTGGCGTCGCCGGTGCGGTCCCAGTGCTCCTTGGCGCTGGAGAGCAGGAACACGGTGTAGTCCATGCTGATCGCGAAGATCATCGCGAAGAAGAACACGGGTCCCCAGGCGTCGAGGAAGCCCTGGGGCTCGAAGCCCAGCAGGCTGGAGGCGTGGCCCTCCTGGAAGATGAGCTTGGCGATGCCGAAGGCGGCGCCGGTGGCCAGCAGGTTGGTCAGCACGCCGATGGCGGCGATGAGCGGGGCCTGCAGGGCGACCAGCAGCAGCAGGAAGCCGAGGCCGAGCACGACGCCGATGACGAGCGGGGTCTTGGCCGACAGCTCGGTCTCGAGGTCGTGGTTCTCGGCGGGGGCGCCGCCGACCATCGTGCCGGCGGGCAGCGTGGCGCGCAGGCGGTCGATCGCCGTGCCCAGCTGCTTGGAGGAGGGGTCGACCTTGGGGACGGCCTGCAGGAGGACGACCTGTCCGGAGGCGCCGGGCCGGGGCGGGGTGACCTGGGCGATGGAGGGGTCGGCGGCCAGCAGCGCGCGGACGCGAGCGGCGTCGGCGGCCGGGGCGGTGACCTGCAGGGCGCCGGGGGCGCCGATGCCGAACGCCTGCTGGACGAGCAGGTAGCCCTGTCGGCTGGTGTCGGTCTTGGGCACCACCTTGATGGAGGGCATGCCGGTGCTCAGCGAGAAGACCGGGATGGCCAGCGCGCCGAGCACGGCGACGGTGCCCAGGCCCAGGGCCCAGGGGCGCCGCCAGAGGTATTCGCCCCACGCGGCGAACCGCGCCGAGCGGTGCTCGCCGTGGTGGACCCATGGGAGGGAGAGGTTGTCGACCTTGGTGCCCAGCCTGCCCAGCACGGCGGGCAGCAGGGTCAACGTGGCGGCCAGGATGAAGAGGACCGAGAGCATGATGCCGACGGCCATCGAGCGGAAGGCGGGGCTGTCGACGAGCATGACGGCGGTCAGCGAGATCAGCACGGTGACGCCGCTGAACAGCACGGCCTTGCCGGCGGTGTCCATGGTCTCGGTCACGGCGTCGACGCGGTTCTCGTGTTGGCCGAAGAGCGCGCCGCGGAAGCGCATGACGATGAACAGGGCGTAGTCGATGCCCAGCGCCAGCGCGAACATCAGCGCGAAGTTCATCGCCCAGATCGAGATGGGCGAGACCTTGGTCAGCAGGAACAGCGAGCCGGCCGAGGCCACGAGGCCGAGGATGGTCAGCAGCAGCGGCAGGCCGGCGGCGACCATCGAGCCGAAGGCCAGGACGAGGATGCCCATCGTCACCGGCCAGGAGAACATCTCCGAGCGCATCATCGCGCTGCGGTTGGCCTCGTTGAAGTCCGACCACATGCCCGAGGCGCCGGTCAGCGCGACCTGGACGTCCTTGGTGCCCAGGGCGGTGACGGGGGCCTTGAGGTCGTCGGCGGCGCGGACCATGGTGTTGGCGTCGGCCCTGGCGCCGGCCATGACGATGGCGGTGTGGCCGTCGGCGCTGATCGTCTGCCCGGCGACCGGCAGCGACACCGACGCCACGCGGCCGTCGCCCTTGAGCCTGGCCGCGACCTGGCCGATCGTGCGCTGGAAGGCGGGCGAGGCCGCCGTCTGGGCGGGGCTGTGGACCACGACCATCAGGCCCGTGCTGTTGAGCCCGGCGAACTCCCGCTTGACCAGATCGCGGACCTGCACCGACTCCGAGCCGTTGGCCTGCCAGCCCGCGCCCGACAGGGCCTTCTCGACCCGCGGCGCGAAGGCCCCGAGCGCCACGGCCACGACGGCCCAGGCGATGAAGACCATCCGCGTGTGGGTGGCCGCGTAGCGGCCCAGCCGGCCGATCGGGCCTGACGGGCGGTCGGCCGGCGCCGGGGCGGATGTCGTCGTCTGGGCCCTGGGGGCGGTGGTGCTCATCAGCGTCTCTCCGAGAGGGTCAATCGGTTCAGCCTGGTGGAGCGCGGGGGCGGGCGCATCGGGGGCGACTACGGGCGGTGGCTGGGGAAAGTGCGCCGCCGCGGCCGAGGGCTCGGCCGGCTGGCTCTGGAGGCCGCCACAGACCAGCTCGTACAGCGTCGCCGACGAGGGCGTCCAGCCCGGTAGCGGGAGCTCGGACCCTCCTTGCGCCGCGCGACGATGCCGGCCTGCAGCAGGTCCGGAGGGTGACCCTCCACGCGCAACGTATCAACTCCACAACCGTGAAGCGGTGATAGTTATACTCCAGGGGGGTATCATGGGCTCATGCACGCCCATGGCTCGGAGCTCACCCGCACGGCGGTCGCCGCGACCCTGCACTGCCTGACGGGCTGCGCGATCGGCGAGGTCCTGGGGCTCGTGCTGGCCACGGCCTTCGGCTGGGGCAACGGCCTGTCGATCGCCGCCTCGGTGCTGCTGGCCTTCGTGTTCGGCTACGCGCTGACGATGGTGCCGCTGCTGCGGGCCGGGCTCGGCCCGCGCCGCGCGCTGCCGCTGGCGCTCGCATCCGACACGTTCTCCATCGCCACGATGGAGCTGCTGGACTCCCTGACCGTGCTGGCCATCCCGGGGGCGATGGCCGCCGGGCTCGGCGACCCGCTGTTCTGGGGGTCGCTGGCCGGTGCGTTGTTCATCGCCTTCTGGGCGGCGGTGCCCGTCAACCGGTGGCTCATCGCCCGCGGCCGCGGCCACGCCGTCGTGCACCGGCTCCACCACTGACCGCCGCGCACCGGGAGTACGCTCGCGCCTCGTGCGCGTCTGGCTGCGGGGCCATCCGTTCATCATGTCGGTGCTGGCGACGGCGATCGCCTCGGCGGGCGCGCTGCTCATCGCCCACGTCACCGGCGCCGACGCGGTCGGCCGCGCGTTCGAGGAGGTCGAGCCTGGGTGGATCGGCCTCATCGCCGTCGCCGAGGCGTGCACCTATCCCGCGTACGCGATCGCCTACCGGTCCGTGGCGCGGACGCTCGGCCACGCGCCGCTCGGCCTGCCGATGGTCGGTCGCGTGGTCGCCGCCGGCTTCGGCCCGTTCCACGTCACGGGCGGGTTCGGGATCGACAAGCAGGCGCTGCACGCGTGGCACGAGGACGAGCGCAGCGCCCGCGTGCTCGTGCTCGGCCTCGGGATGCTGGAGTGGGCGATCCTGGCGCCGACGGCGGCGGTCACCGCCATCGCGCTCCTGGCCCAGCGCGCCGACATGCTGCCCTCGCTGCTGTGGCCCTGGGCCGTCGCGGTCCCGCTCGGCCTCGGCGCCGCGCTGTGGGCCAGCGCGCCCGGGCGCCGCCGGCGGCTCGCGCGCATCCGCGGCCAGCGCCGCCGGTGGCTGGCCGACCTGCTCGACGGCGCGGGCGTCCTGCACACGCTGGTGACCCGGCCGCGCACCTACGCCGCGGCCTGGCTGGGCACGGCCGCCTACTGGCTGGCCGACATCGTGGCCTTCTACGCGGCGTGCCGCACGTTCGGCCTGGACCT from the Baekduia soli genome contains:
- a CDS encoding lysylphosphatidylglycerol synthase domain-containing protein, with translation MRVWLRGHPFIMSVLATAIASAGALLIAHVTGADAVGRAFEEVEPGWIGLIAVAEACTYPAYAIAYRSVARTLGHAPLGLPMVGRVVAAGFGPFHVTGGFGIDKQALHAWHEDERSARVLVLGLGMLEWAILAPTAAVTAIALLAQRADMLPSLLWPWAVAVPLGLGAALWASAPGRRRRLARIRGQRRRWLADLLDGAGVLHTLVTRPRTYAAAWLGTAAYWLADIVAFYAACRTFGLDLGPGKVIIAYATGYAATRRSLPLAGAGVTEVLMTYSLYWVRQPLAPALAAVVAYRAFNFLLATVPALLARRHVEPLLEASDELRRTERRRRRR
- a CDS encoding NAD-dependent succinate-semialdehyde dehydrogenase: MSDYAVVDPATGETIRRYPTIGDADLEAAIGRAHAAHEPWGRGTSVAERAALIRRVGELHTERRQALAEIICREMGKPVEQALGEVDFSAAIYEYYADNAESLLADEPIELLEGEGSAFIRRTSLGVLLGIMPWNYPYYQVARFAGPNLVIGNTILLKHAPQCPESAAAIEQIYHDAGVPVDAYINIYATNDQIATVIADPRVQGVSLTGSGRAGAAVAEIAGRNLKKVVLELGGSDPFIVLATDDLDAVVEAAVGGRLENGGQACNAAKRFIVVDDLYEPFLEKFTAALTKIEPGDPKSAGTVLGPLSSSGATDRLEDQVKRATAQGATLVAGGSREGNFFGTTVLTGITPDNDAYKEEFFGPVASVYRVASEDEAVKLANDTEYGLGSYVFTNDPDQALRVADRIEAGMVFVNAVGAEGVELPFGGVKGSGFGRELGRFGADEFVNKKLIRVAG
- a CDS encoding helix-turn-helix transcriptional regulator translates to MSSLGRIWVDHSNPVLRHGIVGCLREASHDVAGSGAGLRPVPDLAGVSLLIFDIEGSGVDRAVALARGRDLRLVGLFGGPGSDGLRDLQRAGLSAVLGTTALTPSRLLTCIQAVQRLPGPPSRPRRMLVGTSPPCAARFTPREIDVLRLLADGATTRDIAQRMNYSERTVKHIVHDVLVKLRGRTRAHAVAVAARSGVI
- a CDS encoding helix-turn-helix transcriptional regulator encodes the protein MAVIEEDDLLRYGLVGCLNEDQRLEVMVATPETLERHEADIAIVSSSVAREHLFACPIIIYGDIAHAATTAGHNDIAGALHRSSLTIAQLHATVHAAAAGLRVNSHANGHAPPVDSREIRLLELIADGCSTREIAEQMSYSERTIKKLITGLEDRLDARSRPQIVAQAIRRGLI
- a CDS encoding sulfotransferase, with translation MIRGGCVMAASNSTRPVGVPARGPLFINGFHRSGTTVMACAVTDAVGGITTTVGVLARSIPSLDSFLKALDAGPADRGVDRLPVTPQTAEEYGFLLHHLTGKRALYGHPGGVPLLREHIASLAAEAPDATIVLKNPWEVGHEARLLADYPDAHIILLRRRLADIERSIDRALPRASTSAYLRALDGDSVRLEALLASRWRRPLWRWVLRMALRGRAFRLAASVRRLPPDRVALLSYDELRSDPAAGAAWAAHLIDPQALAQAFARHAFAEHDGAAPASLVQRALDRRWARAWAQVRAAQARAGILAGPAGPVSPASRAAT
- a CDS encoding DUF4396 domain-containing protein, coding for MHAHGSELTRTAVAATLHCLTGCAIGEVLGLVLATAFGWGNGLSIAASVLLAFVFGYALTMVPLLRAGLGPRRALPLALASDTFSIATMELLDSLTVLAIPGAMAAGLGDPLFWGSLAGALFIAFWAAVPVNRWLIARGRGHAVVHRLHH
- a CDS encoding phosphatase PAP2 family protein, with protein sequence MDYRIAHALDRFSTRHDGFEDVLRAYVMASEYLFIALVVVLVLAALVRREHLTRATGIVAGASAAVALLIGKVISTAADRPRPFVSHHSIVDFLAHAPDPGMPSDHATAAFAIGTAILLAHRRLGTLVLLAATVVALGRVFLGVHYLSDVAAGAALGAASAVAVTHLARRLPDIRLPLVTRA
- a CDS encoding MMPL family transporter, producing MSTTAPRAQTTTSAPAPADRPSGPIGRLGRYAATHTRMVFIAWAVVAVALGAFAPRVEKALSGAGWQANGSESVQVRDLVKREFAGLNSTGLMVVVHSPAQTAASPAFQRTIGQVAARLKGDGRVASVSLPVAGQTISADGHTAIVMAGARADANTMVRAADDLKAPVTALGTKDVQVALTGASGMWSDFNEANRSAMMRSEMFSWPVTMGILVLAFGSMVAAGLPLLLTILGLVASAGSLFLLTKVSPISIWAMNFALMFALALGIDYALFIVMRFRGALFGQHENRVDAVTETMDTAGKAVLFSGVTVLISLTAVMLVDSPAFRSMAVGIMLSVLFILAATLTLLPAVLGRLGTKVDNLSLPWVHHGEHRSARFAAWGEYLWRRPWALGLGTVAVLGALAIPVFSLSTGMPSIKVVPKTDTSRQGYLLVQQAFGIGAPGALQVTAPAADAARVRALLAADPSIAQVTPPRPGASGQVVLLQAVPKVDPSSKQLGTAIDRLRATLPAGTMVGGAPAENHDLETELSAKTPLVIGVVLGLGFLLLLVALQAPLIAAIGVLTNLLATGAAFGIAKLIFQEGHASSLLGFEPQGFLDAWGPVFFFAMIFAISMDYTVFLLSSAKEHWDRTGDAKDAMVGGLAHSGRVIFAAGAVMVAVFFTFALSGPLPPKEMGIILGVAVLLDALLVRLLLVPILLRLTGTKAWYLPRWLDRILPDVTFGH
- a CDS encoding OsmC family protein; this encodes MSMTAIARRTGGGLRHEIDVNGRHVLVTDEPLSLGGTDEGPAPHELLAATLASCISTMIALYANRNGWSLDDLSVEVDYDTQSQPRRFDIRVNLPAGLTEAQHTRLRRVADTCPVRRALEAGFAFDEQFVVPTPELRVA
- a CDS encoding alkaline phosphatase family protein, coding for MTPKVAVIGLDCADPALVFGPWLEDLPNIRRLVQSGTWGPLRSVDPPITVPAWSCMTSGHDPGELGIYGFRNRADHSYDALMIADARAVHVDRVWDRLGREGRHVVVVGVPQTSPPPEVNGDLVSCFLTGDTRRDPFTHPTGLRTEIERLVGTYQVDVRNFRSEDRDRILAEVYAMTEQRFTVCRHLLDTRPWDFFMMVEIGVDRLHHAFWRFTDPAHPRYEPGHRYADVIHSYYRYLDDEIGELLERFDDETTVLVVSDHGARPMEGAICVNEWLLREGYLVLREPVEGPTAFRDAVVDWEKTTAWGEGGYYCRLCLNVAGREPQGLVDPADYERVRDEIAARLEALGGPDGTPIGTRALRPEDLWREQRGIPPDLVVYFGDLGWRSAGSLGHGRHWTFDNDTGPDDANHDRDGICIVSGPGVPAEHRTDLTIYDIAPTILSLAGAPGVEGLRGRAIGGTVGRV